A DNA window from Pyrus communis chromosome 3, drPyrComm1.1, whole genome shotgun sequence contains the following coding sequences:
- the LOC137728866 gene encoding probable LRR receptor-like serine/threonine-protein kinase At1g53430 isoform X1, protein MSKPSLRLQLTKLVFYHILLWQLGRWPQSKFHCRADVPRLPVDEVSALRAIMRDLEFKQQPAITNTMCVDGVSAYGFTFNCDCNNATNLCRISEIEISNLDLTGTIHEGVGYLSNLRRLILSSNKLHGSIPDTLGNLMYLGTLDLSQNQLSGPIPASLGGLVSLRYLYLQYNLLSGGIPRNFGSLTKLTELYLQFNMLSGTIPEGFGDLSLLTTMDLSENQLSGPLPESLGKLKSLTTFLVSANYLSEKFPNTSYGNLTSLKKFSIAGNYISGPLPVETIAKWTNIYYLVLMGNNFEGRVTEEIFSLQNLQYLLISDLATNHSFPLPQKIANSANFFSLTLRNCSITGPIPKYIGEEMTSLRYLDLSFNYLTGGLPHYMKSDMIYMSFSGNMLNGPVPRWIFRASQTRMDLSFNNFSAVDSAVPSNLQLNLFACCPNSSTSLPDMMDTFGMKNTYCPRNKPKYHSLFINCGGEETTVLGNIYDQDNDTSLSYTSPKKNWAYSLSGDIGVLKSNTSDFIKSTTRGVSITEAPLYEKARLSPVSLKYYAFCLRKGTYNVTLHFHEIIYTNVADYTSLRKRAFDVYIQGNRTLNYFDIRDKEGIGEKPISVSHSAEVVHDSDLLEIHLYWPGKGSIAYQPNFNGPLISAISVNPEFDISPDKYKRLRIALITIASFIAALLLLLAFAWRMGWLSIKEEPKIKIGQEKKDDELKDKLVTVKELIKATENFSDNTKLGRFGTVYKVNFYTCIHFIIFVILFYSIILCG, encoded by the exons ATGAGTAAGCCTTCTCTTAGACTGCAGCTTACAAAGCTTGTTTTTTACCATATTCTACTTTGGCAACTTGGACGCTGGCCTCAATCCAAATTCCACTGTAGAGCCGACGTGCCTCGACTGCCGGTAGATGAAG TGTCTGCTCTCCGAGCCATTATGAGAGACTTAGAGTTCAAGCAACAACCAGCCATTACAAACACAATGTGCGTCGATGGAGTCTCAGCTTATGGTTTTACATTCAATTGTGATTGCAATAACGCAACTAATCTATGCCGCATCTCTGAAAT TGAAATAAGCAACTTAGATTTAACTGGAACTATTCATGAAGGTGTGGGTTATCTTAGTAATCTACGGAGACT CATTCTATCCAGCAACAAACTTCATGGCAGCATACCTGATACATTGGGGAATTTGATGTATCTCGGAACCTT GGATCTATCGCAAAATCAACTCAGTGGTCCAATACCAGCAAGCTTAGGGGGCTTGGTTTCTCTTCGATATTT atatctGCAATACAACTTGCTTAGCGGAGGTATACCACGAAATTTTGGTTCACTGACGAAGCTTACTGAATT ATATCTGCAGTTTAATATGCTATCAGGCACAATTCCTGAGGGTTTTGGAGATCTTTCGCTTCTTACAACTAT GGATCTGTCTGAGAATCAGCTCTCTGGTCCTCTTCCAGAAAGCCTCGGAAAGTTGAAATCACTCACAACCTT CCTTGTGTCGGCCAATTATTTGAGTGAGAAATTTCCAAATACTTCTTATGGCAACCTCACAAGCCTGAAAAAGTT TTCAATAGCTGGGAATTACATTTCTGGTCCCTTACCAGTTGAAACCATAGCCAAGTGGACTAATATCTATTACCT GGTGCTCATGGGAAACAATTTCGAAGGACGGGTGACTGAAGAAATATTCAGTTTGCAAAACCTTCAGTATCT GCTGATAAGCGACCTGGCAACGAATCATAGTTTCCCATTACCACAAAAGATCGCCAACAGTGCTAATTTCTTttctct AACACTGAGGAACTGCTCAATCACCGGCCCAATCCCCAAATACATTGGTGAAGAAATGACATCTCTAAGATACCT AGACTTGAGCTTCAATTATTTAACCGGTGGCCTCCCTCATTATATGAAATCAGATATGATTTACAT GTCTTTTTCTGGAAATATGCTTAACGGGCCAGTCCCACGTTGGATATTTCGGGCCTCCCAAACTAGGAT GGATCTTTCGTTCAACAATTTTTCAGCAGTAGACTCTGCAGTTCCAAGCAACCTACAACT gaacTTGTTTGCCTGCTGCCCCAACTCCTCAACCTCTTTACCAGATAT GATGGATACATTTGGAATGAAAAACACATACTGTCCTCGAAACAAACCAAAGT ACCATtccttgtttattaattgtggtGGTGAAGAGACAACTGTTCTTGGGAATATATATGATCAAGATAATGACACATCCCTCTCTTACACAAGCCCAAAGAAAAACTGGGCTTACAGCCTTTCCGGAGACATTGGTGTACTAAAAAGTAATACTAGTGATTTCATCAAGAGCACAACACGTGGAGTTTCCATTACTGAAGCACCGTTGTATGAAAAAGCTCGTCTGTCCCCGGTATCCCTCAAGTATTATGCTTTTTGTCTACGTAAAGGCACATATAATGTGACGCTTCATTTCCATGAAATTATATACACCAATGTTGCAGACTATACTAGTCTAAGGAAACGCGCATTTGATGTATATATTCAG GGTAACAGGACACTAAATTATTTCGACATTAGAGACAAGGAGGGAATTGGAGAAAAACCAATAAGTGTAAGTCATTCAGCTGAGGTTGTACATGATAGTGATCTGTTAGAGATCCACTTGTACTGGCCTGGAAAGGGGTCTATTGCTTACCAGCCTAATTTTAATGGACCTCTAATATCAGCTATTTCTGTGAATCCTG AGTTCGATATTAGTCCCGATAAATATAAACGTCTACGCATTGCATTGATTACGATTGCATCCTTCATTGCTGCTCTGCTGCTCTTATTGGCTTTCGCTTGGAGGATGGGCTGGCTGTCAATCAAAGAGGAGCCCA AAATCAAAATAGgtcaagaaaaaaaagatgaCGAGCTTAAAGACAAACTTGTCACAGTCAAAGAATTAATAAAAGCTACTGAAAATTTTAGTGACAACACGAAACTTGGTCGTTTTGGAACAGTTTATAAGGTAAACTTCTATACTTGTAtacattttataatttttgtaattttgttttattctaTAATTTTGTGTGGATGA
- the LOC137728866 gene encoding probable LRR receptor-like serine/threonine-protein kinase At1g53430 isoform X2, giving the protein MYLGTLDLSQNQLSGPIPASLGGLVSLRYLYLQYNLLSGGIPRNFGSLTKLTELYLQFNMLSGTIPEGFGDLSLLTTMDLSENQLSGPLPESLGKLKSLTTFLVSANYLSEKFPNTSYGNLTSLKKFSIAGNYISGPLPVETIAKWTNIYYLVLMGNNFEGRVTEEIFSLQNLQYLLISDLATNHSFPLPQKIANSANFFSLTLRNCSITGPIPKYIGEEMTSLRYLDLSFNYLTGGLPHYMKSDMIYMSFSGNMLNGPVPRWIFRASQTRMDLSFNNFSAVDSAVPSNLQLNLFACCPNSSTSLPDMMDTFGMKNTYCPRNKPKYHSLFINCGGEETTVLGNIYDQDNDTSLSYTSPKKNWAYSLSGDIGVLKSNTSDFIKSTTRGVSITEAPLYEKARLSPVSLKYYAFCLRKGTYNVTLHFHEIIYTNVADYTSLRKRAFDVYIQGNRTLNYFDIRDKEGIGEKPISVSHSAEVVHDSDLLEIHLYWPGKGSIAYQPNFNGPLISAISVNPEFDISPDKYKRLRIALITIASFIAALLLLLAFAWRMGWLSIKEEPKIKIGQEKKDDELKDKLVTVKELIKATENFSDNTKLGRFGTVYKVNFYTCIHFIIFVILFYSIILCG; this is encoded by the exons ATGTATCTCGGAACCTT GGATCTATCGCAAAATCAACTCAGTGGTCCAATACCAGCAAGCTTAGGGGGCTTGGTTTCTCTTCGATATTT atatctGCAATACAACTTGCTTAGCGGAGGTATACCACGAAATTTTGGTTCACTGACGAAGCTTACTGAATT ATATCTGCAGTTTAATATGCTATCAGGCACAATTCCTGAGGGTTTTGGAGATCTTTCGCTTCTTACAACTAT GGATCTGTCTGAGAATCAGCTCTCTGGTCCTCTTCCAGAAAGCCTCGGAAAGTTGAAATCACTCACAACCTT CCTTGTGTCGGCCAATTATTTGAGTGAGAAATTTCCAAATACTTCTTATGGCAACCTCACAAGCCTGAAAAAGTT TTCAATAGCTGGGAATTACATTTCTGGTCCCTTACCAGTTGAAACCATAGCCAAGTGGACTAATATCTATTACCT GGTGCTCATGGGAAACAATTTCGAAGGACGGGTGACTGAAGAAATATTCAGTTTGCAAAACCTTCAGTATCT GCTGATAAGCGACCTGGCAACGAATCATAGTTTCCCATTACCACAAAAGATCGCCAACAGTGCTAATTTCTTttctct AACACTGAGGAACTGCTCAATCACCGGCCCAATCCCCAAATACATTGGTGAAGAAATGACATCTCTAAGATACCT AGACTTGAGCTTCAATTATTTAACCGGTGGCCTCCCTCATTATATGAAATCAGATATGATTTACAT GTCTTTTTCTGGAAATATGCTTAACGGGCCAGTCCCACGTTGGATATTTCGGGCCTCCCAAACTAGGAT GGATCTTTCGTTCAACAATTTTTCAGCAGTAGACTCTGCAGTTCCAAGCAACCTACAACT gaacTTGTTTGCCTGCTGCCCCAACTCCTCAACCTCTTTACCAGATAT GATGGATACATTTGGAATGAAAAACACATACTGTCCTCGAAACAAACCAAAGT ACCATtccttgtttattaattgtggtGGTGAAGAGACAACTGTTCTTGGGAATATATATGATCAAGATAATGACACATCCCTCTCTTACACAAGCCCAAAGAAAAACTGGGCTTACAGCCTTTCCGGAGACATTGGTGTACTAAAAAGTAATACTAGTGATTTCATCAAGAGCACAACACGTGGAGTTTCCATTACTGAAGCACCGTTGTATGAAAAAGCTCGTCTGTCCCCGGTATCCCTCAAGTATTATGCTTTTTGTCTACGTAAAGGCACATATAATGTGACGCTTCATTTCCATGAAATTATATACACCAATGTTGCAGACTATACTAGTCTAAGGAAACGCGCATTTGATGTATATATTCAG GGTAACAGGACACTAAATTATTTCGACATTAGAGACAAGGAGGGAATTGGAGAAAAACCAATAAGTGTAAGTCATTCAGCTGAGGTTGTACATGATAGTGATCTGTTAGAGATCCACTTGTACTGGCCTGGAAAGGGGTCTATTGCTTACCAGCCTAATTTTAATGGACCTCTAATATCAGCTATTTCTGTGAATCCTG AGTTCGATATTAGTCCCGATAAATATAAACGTCTACGCATTGCATTGATTACGATTGCATCCTTCATTGCTGCTCTGCTGCTCTTATTGGCTTTCGCTTGGAGGATGGGCTGGCTGTCAATCAAAGAGGAGCCCA AAATCAAAATAGgtcaagaaaaaaaagatgaCGAGCTTAAAGACAAACTTGTCACAGTCAAAGAATTAATAAAAGCTACTGAAAATTTTAGTGACAACACGAAACTTGGTCGTTTTGGAACAGTTTATAAGGTAAACTTCTATACTTGTAtacattttataatttttgtaattttgttttattctaTAATTTTGTGTGGATGA
- the LOC137728644 gene encoding cold-responsive protein kinase 1-like, giving the protein MAPEYFQTNVLTSKSDVYSFGVVILEIVSGKRNILSKSSEETQVLLDRAYQALAKGNLTSLVDKNLSNKYDEKEALIIMKLAVHCTTLAPSVRPTMSEVVSVLVGEKTLGEVFPPAKLTGDGNVAGSTSSGKTSAASTSSNDPGK; this is encoded by the exons ATGGCGCCAGAGTATTTCCAAACAAATGTTTTAACGAGCAAATCGGATGTTTATAGCTTTGGGGTGGTCATACTCGAAATTGTTAGTGGGAAGAGAAACATATTGAGCAAATCAAGCGAGGAAACTCAGGTTCTTTTAGACAGG GCATATCAAGCACTTGCCAAAGGAAATTTGACGAGCTTGGTTGATAAAAATTTGTCTAATAAATATGATGAAAAAGAAGCCCTCATCATTATGAAATTAGCAGTCCATTGCACCACTCTAGCTCCTAGTGTCAGACCTACAATGTCTGAAGTTGTGAGTGTTCTGGTTGGCGAAAAAACCCTTGGCGAGGTTTTTCCACCCGCCAAGCTCACCGGCGATGGCAATGTTGCTGGTTCCACCTCTTCGGGGAAGACTTCAGCAGCATCAACTTCGTCTAATGATCCCGGAAAGTAG